The segment TATAAAATCCCCGGAAGCTGCTTTTGGGGATTTTCTTTTACCAGAAACCCCAGTAATAAACCTTCAAAGAGTAGGTTTATTTCTGGGGCTTTCGTTTTTAAGCAGTTATATAAAAAATGCCTCCAAAAAGGACTCCTTCTATGAACTGCAAACTAGATAGTAGATCATTCGCTCGGCTGGGTAACAATCCATTGAGCCGCCTCATACAAGTCTTTCTTTTGTAAGGCATGGGTTCCACTTGCATGCGGTCCTACCAATATACCAGAAATGCCACATTTTTGGGCAGCCTGTAAATCCCGGGGTTGGTCCCCAACTAACCAGCATTTGGCAGGATCTAAGTTGAATCTAGCTATGGCTCGTTCCAGCATCAGGCTATCTGGTTTTCTGGAAAGGGATTCTGAGTAGGACGGATGACCGGGTGCCATGTAAATCGCATCTATGCTATTCCCGCAGGAGGCCTGTAGCTTCTCATGGCAAGCCAATACGTCTTCTTTAGAATACAAACCTTTGGTGATACCCGCCTGGTTAGTGACTACAATTAGAAAAAAACCTTGCTGCTTCAGTAACGCCAAGGCCTCAGGAACGCCCTGGCATACCTCAAAATCTTGTAAACGCCAGGTGTAGTCCCCTCTTTCCACGTTCAAAACCCCGTCACGATCTAAAAAAACCGCTTTTTTAAGGGTAGGTGATTGCTGTCTTTCCATCAGGTCAAAAATAAGGAGAATGGCTCATGCTTTTTCCGAAAAATCCGTTTTTGCACTATTTTCTCTAAAATGGGTGTATAACGAGTTTGCCCCTCTTGCGTAAGTTACACACATCACCCACAGTCCCCCATGCGCGTTGCCATTATAGGAGCAGGTATTTCAGGTTTGTCATTAGCTTACTATCTTCAGAAGCTGGGGGTACGCTATGACCTGTTTGAAAGTGCGCCACAGGTGGGCGGCATGATGAAGAGTGTGAAACGAGGAGCCTATCAACTTGAACTTGGGCCACATTCCCTGCAAATGAACCAGGAAATGCAGGAATTAGTACAGGAGCTGAAGCTGGAAGATGAGGTCATCAGACCCGCCACTAAGTCACTGAACCGCTACATCAGGAAAGATGGGGAGTATCATTGCGTTCCCACTTCGCCAAAGCGGCTCTTATTAGATTCATTCTTCCACTGGCGTACCAAACTGAAGATCACGCAGGAAACCAAGCTTCCTCCGGAGGAAGTACCAGAAGAAACGGTAAGCCATTTCTTTAAACGCCGTTTTGGGCAGGAAGTAGTAGACTATTTGGTAAACCCTATGGTGGCCGGGCTGTTTGCGGGAGACCCCGACAAATTGCTGCTGGAAAAAACGTTTCCGTTGCTCAAGGACCTGGAAAGGCAACATGGCTCCGTTCTTAAAGGACTTGACATGCAACAAGACCTTCCGCGTAAACCTGTTTTTTCATTGCTGAATGGGCTTCAAACCCTTCCTGAGGCAATCGCATCTAAGCTTGTGTCTTTGCACGTGGACCATAAGGTGGAAATGATCCACCGGTCAAGGGGAAAGTACCTCCTCAGCATACAACATGATGTGGAAGGCCTTGCCGATGAAGAATTTGACGTGGTGGTTATTGCCTTACCCGCCTTTGCCGCTGCCGAACTCCTGGACTTCACTACTCCTGGATTAGCTGCTGCGCTGCACAACGTGACCTACGCACCCATGACCGTGGTACATACGGCCTATAGAAAGCATGCAGTAGGGTTTCCGTTAGATGGTTTTGGCGCCTTGCATCCGCAGAAAGAGGAGCCTTTCAGCTTAGGCGCTATCTGGAGCAGTTCTTTGTTTCCCAGAATTTGTCCAGATGATGAGGTCTTGTTCACATCCTTTGTGG is part of the Rufibacter tibetensis genome and harbors:
- a CDS encoding D-glycero-alpha-D-manno-heptose-1,7-bisphosphate 7-phosphatase — encoded protein: MERQQSPTLKKAVFLDRDGVLNVERGDYTWRLQDFEVCQGVPEALALLKQQGFFLIVVTNQAGITKGLYSKEDVLACHEKLQASCGNSIDAIYMAPGHPSYSESLSRKPDSLMLERAIARFNLDPAKCWLVGDQPRDLQAAQKCGISGILVGPHASGTHALQKKDLYEAAQWIVTQPSE
- the hemG gene encoding protoporphyrinogen oxidase — its product is MRVAIIGAGISGLSLAYYLQKLGVRYDLFESAPQVGGMMKSVKRGAYQLELGPHSLQMNQEMQELVQELKLEDEVIRPATKSLNRYIRKDGEYHCVPTSPKRLLLDSFFHWRTKLKITQETKLPPEEVPEETVSHFFKRRFGQEVVDYLVNPMVAGLFAGDPDKLLLEKTFPLLKDLERQHGSVLKGLDMQQDLPRKPVFSLLNGLQTLPEAIASKLVSLHVDHKVEMIHRSRGKYLLSIQHDVEGLADEEFDVVVIALPAFAAAELLDFTTPGLAAALHNVTYAPMTVVHTAYRKHAVGFPLDGFGALHPQKEEPFSLGAIWSSSLFPRICPDDEVLFTSFVGGSQASDLANLPDADILLQVHEELRENYQISTKLPAFQHCYRWPAAFPQADMFITDVDQLTQLLEKEQLYACANWISGPAVHDCVMYAKQLAQKIYSQRPSFP